Proteins from a single region of Dermochelys coriacea isolate rDerCor1 chromosome 28, rDerCor1.pri.v4, whole genome shotgun sequence:
- the ENO3 gene encoding beta-enolase isoform X2, whose product MPGTLGIKERGQPPPGHCQLPTPLTATDRRRDKILPTMSIQKIYAREILDSRGNPTVEVDLHTAKGRFRAAVPSGASTGIYEALELRDGDKSRYLGKGVLKAVEHINKIIVPALLEKKLSVVEQEKIDKLMIDLDGTENKSKFGANAILGVSLAVCKAGAAEKGVPLYRHIADLAGNAELILPVPAFNVINGGSHAGNKLAMQEFMILPVGAASFKEAMRIGAEVYHNLKAVIKAKYGKDATNVGDEGGFAPNILENNEALELLKSAIEKAGYPDKVVIGMDVAASEFFRGGKYDLDFKSPDDPARHISGEKLGELYQSFIKNYPVVSIEDPFDQDDWETWRKFLTQVPIQIVGDDLTVTNPKRIQKAVELKACNCLLLKVNQIGSVTESIQACKLAQSSGWGVMVSHRSGETEDTFIADLVVGLCTGQIKTGAPCRSERLAKYNQLMRIEEALGAKAHFAGRKFRNPRAK is encoded by the exons CCTACCAA CCATGTCCATCCAGAAGATCTACGCCCGTGAGATCCTGGACTCCCGTGGGAACCCCACGGTTGAGGTGGATCTGCACACGGCCAAGG gTCGTTTCCGGGCCGCCGTCCCCAGCGGCGCCTCCACTGGCATCTATGAGGCTCTGGAGTTGCGGGACGGGGACAAGTCCCGATACCTGGGCAAAG GGGTGCTGAAGGCTGTTGAACATATCAACAAAATCATTGTGCCTGCCCTCCTGGAGAAG aaACTCAGTGTTGTGGAGCAGGAGAAAATCGACAAACTCATGATCGACCTGGATGGGACAGAGAACAAAT CCAAGTTTGGGGCCAATGCCATCCTGGGGGTGTCTCTGGCGGTGTGTAAGGCTGGGGCTGCGGAAAAAGGGGTGCCCCTCTACCGCCACATCGCTGACCTGGCTGGCAACGCTGAGCTCATCCTGCCTGTCCCG gCGTTCAATGTGATCAATGGGGGCTCCCACGCGGGGAACAAGCTGGCCATGCAGGAGTTCATGATCCTGCCGGTGGGGGCGGCCAGTTTCAAGGAGGCCATGCGCATCGGGGCCGAGGTCTACCACAACCTGAAGGCCGTCATCAAGGCCAAGTACGGCAAGGACGCCACCAATGTGGGGGACGAGGGCGGCTTCGCCCCCAACATCCTGGAGAACAATGAAG cgctggagctgctgaagtcgGCCATCGAGAAGGCCGGGTACCCCGACAAGGTGGTGATCGGGATGGACGTTGCCGCCTCCGAGTTCTTCCGCGGCGGGAAGTACGACCTGGACTTCAAATCCCCCGACGACCCCGCCCGCCACATCAGCGGGGAGAAGCTGGGCGAGCTGTACCAGAGCTTCATCAAGAATTACCCCG TGGTCTCCATCGAGGACCCCTTCGACCAGGACGACTGGGAGACCTGGCGGAAGTTCCTGACCCAGGTGCCCATCCAGATTGTGGGGGACGACCTGACAGTCACGAACCCCAAACGCATCCAGAAGGCCGTGGAGCTGAAGGCCTGCAACTGCCTCCTGCTCAAAGTCAACCAGATCGGCTCCGTCACCGAGTCCATCCAGGC GTGCAAGCTGGCCCAGAGCAGCGGCTGGGGGGTGATGGTCAGTCACCGCTCCGGGGAGACTGAAGACACCTTCATCGCGGACCTGGTggtggggctctgcacagggcAG attAAGACTGGAGCCCCCTGCCGATCTGAGCGCCTGGCTAAATACAATCAGCTGATGAG GATCGAGGAGGCCCTGGGCGCCAAAGCTCACTTTGCCGGGCGCAAGTTCAGGAACCCTCGTGCCAAGTGA
- the SPAG7 gene encoding LOW QUALITY PROTEIN: sperm-associated antigen 7 (The sequence of the model RefSeq protein was modified relative to this genomic sequence to represent the inferred CDS: deleted 1 base in 1 codon), protein MAELDLLGSILSAMERPPGLGDQETRRRAREQAARLKKLQEQEKRQKVEFRKRMEKDVSDFIQDTTQTKKKFQPMNKLERSILHDVVEVAGLTSFSFGEDEESRYVMIFKKEFAPSDEELEAYRCGEEWDPQRAEEKRHLKELAQREAEQEALRGPAVVNPNTDYKDKYSHLIGKEAAKDAAHTMQANKAYGCVPVANKRDTRSIEEAMNEIRAKKRLRQSEDEGPGGAGTS, encoded by the exons ATGgcggagctggacctgctgggcTCCATCCTCAGCGCCATGGAGCGGCCGCCCGGGCTCGGCGACCAGGAGACGCGGCGCCGCGCGCGAG AACAAGCCGCCCGGCTGAAGAAGCTGCAGGAGCAGGAGAAGCGGCAGAAAGTGGAGTTCAGAAAGAGG ATGGAGAAGGACGTGTCTGATTTCATCCAGGACACCACACAGACCAAAAAGAAATTCCAGCCTATGAACAAGCTTGAA CGCAGCATCCT GCACGATGTGGTGGAAGTGGCCGGCCTGACGTCCTTCTCCTTCGGTGAGGACGAGGAGAGTCGTTATGTCATGATCTTTAAAAAG gagtTTGCCCCGTCGGACGAGGAGCTGGAGGCCTATCGCTGCGGGGAGGAATGGGACCCACAGCGGGCCGAGGAGAAACGCCACCTCAAG gagCTGGCTCAGAGGGAGGCGGAGCAGGAGGCGCTGAGGGGCCCCGCCGTGGTGAACCCCAATACCGACTACAAGGACAAATACAGTCACCTCATCGGCAAGGAGGCCGCCAAGGACGCTGCCCACACCATGCAGGCCAACAAGGCCTACGGCTGCG TTCCCGTGGCCAACAAGCGGGACACGCGCTCCATCGAGGAGGCCATGAACGAGATCCGGGCGAAGAAGAGGCTACGGCAGAGCGAGGACgaggggccgggcggggctgGGACCTCCTAG
- the ENO3 gene encoding beta-enolase isoform X1, translating to MSIQKIYAREILDSRGNPTVEVDLHTAKGRFRAAVPSGASTGIYEALELRDGDKSRYLGKGVLKAVEHINKIIVPALLEKKLSVVEQEKIDKLMIDLDGTENKSKFGANAILGVSLAVCKAGAAEKGVPLYRHIADLAGNAELILPVPAFNVINGGSHAGNKLAMQEFMILPVGAASFKEAMRIGAEVYHNLKAVIKAKYGKDATNVGDEGGFAPNILENNEALELLKSAIEKAGYPDKVVIGMDVAASEFFRGGKYDLDFKSPDDPARHISGEKLGELYQSFIKNYPVVSIEDPFDQDDWETWRKFLTQVPIQIVGDDLTVTNPKRIQKAVELKACNCLLLKVNQIGSVTESIQACKLAQSSGWGVMVSHRSGETEDTFIADLVVGLCTGQIKTGAPCRSERLAKYNQLMRIEEALGAKAHFAGRKFRNPRAK from the exons ATGTCCATCCAGAAGATCTACGCCCGTGAGATCCTGGACTCCCGTGGGAACCCCACGGTTGAGGTGGATCTGCACACGGCCAAGG gTCGTTTCCGGGCCGCCGTCCCCAGCGGCGCCTCCACTGGCATCTATGAGGCTCTGGAGTTGCGGGACGGGGACAAGTCCCGATACCTGGGCAAAG GGGTGCTGAAGGCTGTTGAACATATCAACAAAATCATTGTGCCTGCCCTCCTGGAGAAG aaACTCAGTGTTGTGGAGCAGGAGAAAATCGACAAACTCATGATCGACCTGGATGGGACAGAGAACAAAT CCAAGTTTGGGGCCAATGCCATCCTGGGGGTGTCTCTGGCGGTGTGTAAGGCTGGGGCTGCGGAAAAAGGGGTGCCCCTCTACCGCCACATCGCTGACCTGGCTGGCAACGCTGAGCTCATCCTGCCTGTCCCG gCGTTCAATGTGATCAATGGGGGCTCCCACGCGGGGAACAAGCTGGCCATGCAGGAGTTCATGATCCTGCCGGTGGGGGCGGCCAGTTTCAAGGAGGCCATGCGCATCGGGGCCGAGGTCTACCACAACCTGAAGGCCGTCATCAAGGCCAAGTACGGCAAGGACGCCACCAATGTGGGGGACGAGGGCGGCTTCGCCCCCAACATCCTGGAGAACAATGAAG cgctggagctgctgaagtcgGCCATCGAGAAGGCCGGGTACCCCGACAAGGTGGTGATCGGGATGGACGTTGCCGCCTCCGAGTTCTTCCGCGGCGGGAAGTACGACCTGGACTTCAAATCCCCCGACGACCCCGCCCGCCACATCAGCGGGGAGAAGCTGGGCGAGCTGTACCAGAGCTTCATCAAGAATTACCCCG TGGTCTCCATCGAGGACCCCTTCGACCAGGACGACTGGGAGACCTGGCGGAAGTTCCTGACCCAGGTGCCCATCCAGATTGTGGGGGACGACCTGACAGTCACGAACCCCAAACGCATCCAGAAGGCCGTGGAGCTGAAGGCCTGCAACTGCCTCCTGCTCAAAGTCAACCAGATCGGCTCCGTCACCGAGTCCATCCAGGC GTGCAAGCTGGCCCAGAGCAGCGGCTGGGGGGTGATGGTCAGTCACCGCTCCGGGGAGACTGAAGACACCTTCATCGCGGACCTGGTggtggggctctgcacagggcAG attAAGACTGGAGCCCCCTGCCGATCTGAGCGCCTGGCTAAATACAATCAGCTGATGAG GATCGAGGAGGCCCTGGGCGCCAAAGCTCACTTTGCCGGGCGCAAGTTCAGGAACCCTCGTGCCAAGTGA